CGGGCGCACCAGCTGTGGATCCACGTCGAGACGACGCTCGTGGAGTCGGTGCTCGGCTTCACGCTGGGCACGCTTCTCGGGGTCGTGATCGCGACGATGCTGTGGTGGTCGCCGTTCGCGGCCAAGGTCGCAGACCCGTACCTCACCGTGCTGCAGGCGCTGCCGAAGATCGCGCTCGGCCCGCTCTTTCTCATCTGGCTCAAGCAGTACGAGGCCATCCTCGCGATCGCCCTGGCGATCTCGGTCGTCGTGAGCGTGATGATGGTGTTCACCGGTTTCCGCCAGATCGACCCGGAACGCATCAAGCTCCTGCGCGCGTTCGGCGCGACGGACGGCCAGATCTGGCGCATGGTCGTGCTGCCCGGGTCGCTGCCGACGATCATGGCGGCGCTCAAGGTGAACGTCGGGATGGCGCTGACGGGCGTCATCGTCGGGGAGTTCCTCGTCGGCCGGCAGGGCGTCGGCTACCTGATCGTCTACGGCGGCCAGGTGTTCCAGATGAGCCTCGTGATGACCGGCGTGGCGATTCTGGCCGCGATGGCCGCGGCCCTGCACTGGGTGGTCGAGTGGCTGGAGCGGCGTTTCGCCCGCTGGCCGTCTTAGGTGGCCGGGGAAGGAC
This genomic stretch from Clostridia bacterium harbors:
- a CDS encoding ABC transporter permease, with the protein product MSEEHRRFLRRVRQERRAVFGLRVGLLVAVLVVWQLAVNLRWVDHFVVSSPLEVWDTAARLARAHQLWIHVETTLVESVLGFTLGTLLGVVIATMLWWSPFAAKVADPYLTVLQALPKIALGPLFLIWLKQYEAILAIALAISVVVSVMMVFTGFRQIDPERIKLLRAFGATDGQIWRMVVLPGSLPTIMAALKVNVGMALTGVIVGEFLVGRQGVGYLIVYGGQVFQMSLVMTGVAILAAMAAALHWVVEWLERRFARWPS